TGCAGCGGATCTGGCGCTTGCTGATGCTGGTAAAAGATGAAGGGAGAACCTGAATCCAACAGCGTATCCGCAAGATCCAACCCTATGCTGCCTATCAATCGATTATTGAGAATGACGAGGTTGGGTTTTTCAAGATTGTTCAGTCGTGCTGCGTCCTGTTTGTTGGATGCGGTATATACCCTGTAACCTGTGGTTTCCAGACTGCAGCGCATCGCCTTCAGCGAAGGCTGATTGCTATCCACAAGTAACAGTTTGGCCTGCTTGTTCATACTAAAGCCCGCCAAGTATTCATGATCGTACTTCCTGTACACAATATAGGACTTCGATGTTGACTTCCATGCCCATTCGAATTGTAATACTTTGCGGTATCAGAGTCGTTGATGTCTGTCATCAGCTTGTAGAATAGTCTCTTGAAAATGGCACTACTCATACACTGAGTTTATGAATGTGAAGTGCTTTTTATAGACCTCGAATATATCGAGGTGGTCATATACAACACTGTTCTCTGACGTCAGATGGGATCAAGGCAATCGGTTTCATCAGTCGTTTGTGCCTGCAATCTTCGTTGCGCTTCTTGTAGCAGTTGGGTCAACTCTCCGCTACTCACCGGGGGGCTTATATAATACCCCTGTGCCAGATCACAACCTGACTCCTGTAAAAAGTCGAGTTGTAGCTTGTCCTCAATGCCTTCTGCGGTCACCTTCAGGGAGAGGTCGTGACCCATGTTGATGATGGTTCTGACCAGTTGACGGTCGCAATCACTGGAACTGACGTCGCAAATAAACGAGCGATCGATCTTCAGCTTGTCAATATCGAATCGTTTTATGTAACTGAGTGAAGAGTAACCGGTGCCGAAATCATCAATGGAGATCAAAACACCCATCTGCTTGATGTTCGAAAGCACGTTGAGCGCCTCATGATTTTCAAGCATCAGCACACTTTCAGTGATTTCCAGCTCGAGTGAGGATGGGGGTAGTTTATTGGCATTTAAAGCGAGTCGGACATCACTGTCGAGCCGACCCTCAAGCAGTTGAATGCCTGAGACATTGACAGCGATTCGAAGGTCAATTCCAATCTGCTGGCGCCACTTTGCTAACTGACTGCAGGCAGAGTGGAGCACCCAACTGCCCAGATCATTGATCAGGCCACACTTCTCGGCGATTGGGATGAAGTGGTTTGGCGGAATGGCTCCGATTTCCGGATGGTTCCAACGTGCCAATGCCTCGATGGTGATAATTTTATTGGAAGTCAGATCAATTTGCGGTTGATAGGCCAGCTTCAGGGAATTCTCAGTCAAGGCTTTGCGCAGTTCATTTTCCAGAGTTACCCGCATCTTGTGCTGACTACCCATCTGCGGGGTGTAGAGCATGAAGCGGTTCTTTCCCGCCTCTTTGGCTTGATACATGGCAGTATCTGCATGCCTGACTAGATGCTCGCTGTCTGTGCTGTGTTCAGGATAGAGGCTGATGCCGATACTGGTACTGATATGGATGTCCCGCCGGCCAACACGAAACGGCTGCTGAAAGCAGTCAAGGATCTTGTTTGCCACATTGAGAGCCTTTTCATTATCCTGGATACCAGAGAGGATCACGGTGAACTCATCGCCACCCAGCCTGGCGATGGTATCGGATTGGCGCAGGCTGTTGGTCAGTCGATTGGCAACGGCATTCAACAATTGATCTCCGGTGGTGTGGCCCAGAGAGTCATTGATGTCCTTAAAGCGG
This portion of the Candidatus Thiodiazotropha endoloripes genome encodes:
- a CDS encoding putative bifunctional diguanylate cyclase/phosphodiesterase, producing MKNGLNKRGSKPRWAKRFADKRQNKAKFSNNKNHSDPALANRIFSAFKDGILVTDAKLQIIDVNESFSRVTGYSREEALGQKPQLLSSGRHGPDYYERMWQQLEQNGVWQGTIWNRRKNGEVYPEWLSIEALTDRRGDVTHYTAVFSDLSKHKDIHNQIHLMAYYDSLTGLPNRQLFSDRLDLSLSLARREKQKVALFFMDLDRFKDINDSLGHTTGDQLLNAVANRLTNSLRQSDTIARLGGDEFTVILSGIQDNEKALNVANKILDCFQQPFRVGRRDIHISTSIGISLYPEHSTDSEHLVRHADTAMYQAKEAGKNRFMLYTPQMGSQHKMRVTLENELRKALTENSLKLAYQPQIDLTSNKIITIEALARWNHPEIGAIPPNHFIPIAEKCGLINDLGSWVLHSACSQLAKWRQQIGIDLRIAVNVSGIQLLEGRLDSDVRLALNANKLPPSSLELEITESVLMLENHEALNVLSNIKQMGVLISIDDFGTGYSSLSYIKRFDIDKLKIDRSFICDVSSSDCDRQLVRTIINMGHDLSLKVTAEGIEDKLQLDFLQESGCDLAQGYYISPPVSSGELTQLLQEAQRRLQAQTTDETDCLDPI